Proteins found in one Aspergillus puulaauensis MK2 DNA, chromosome 8, nearly complete sequence genomic segment:
- a CDS encoding uncharacterized protein (COG:S;~EggNog:ENOG410PHIW;~InterPro:IPR025256;~PFAM:PF13886;~SECRETED:SignalP(1-19);~TransMembrane:7 (n3-14c19/20o106-126i133-154o160-182i189-205o217-234i241-259o299-317i)) — MRFYFFILLVACLSPTLLAFVARVPHVDRPEYGVLRVRDTEDTGDSHNATSTNATSSATDKGNSTSKTTATATPVPTLDSSIVDEDNETNTTAPGQLPVKPAVTPALGVGGFILLATGTILALIGVRNLWVQVFLSSAFLTSLGVTVLIVYVMSPPVRDAIQGAYLVAIFFTGITFGALAIVFKELAEGLGCLLGGFCVSMWLLSTKPGGLITATDAKAGFIGAISVGFYAVSFSHYTRDYGLIGATSIAGGTAIALGIDCYSKAGLKEFWLYLWALNDDIFPLGTNTYPVTRYMKVELAVIVIVAVMGVISQLRLWKVVRERRSKDEEKRQEEQRKKDEAETEAAKRLEEFNMKERMEWEAKYGDNVASSETSTAIPELAAGSQTGHADDGNLKEKDDAGEKKSISDSVVSYRCSECRAQGDCDASTDATGDNETQNQDDADETDRNAGPSPDTEAPGGGLPKCLRNMAAADDRSSDVTAIVGSETVSVYSKRFSMLSRKTSTKSNTNRLSESQEALITRDDDSMSMIGVAEDANDVNSDCHTIAGDSHYQAMLDEEQPETPMEKPTASQEDSKKCRSENAESAPNPTKEESSQPLDSPKPEELQGKEVASKECTSSVETRKTEQPTVKESRQNDEVENEKKTQVDAEAQHVEASMKAPATTEKDTQKTEQQSDTVKDDAQPQQGETAASQSNEDGQASSKPTEADQASDFKNKGKAQEGLQPDKDSATEPADGASAEGGNEHLGLETTKKPEEPPSSEKSEKRKEEPKRLNAETVEQIPKHTSRVIQAYRMNEWAKHLTDADIPELEPIEPLEEQRSDPAEQEESAAPVKVTELLQTPLNAQPPPAVEPRAALGQEANEGNFPYDSRTGSQTKKRRSKSPRRLSGLSVGSSHNLAQNLPPAVQPQLGDIATASSTTLLPNVAPVGQGYEESEKTKPRWKGPAPLIAVREDMMRNRLSSVSLPTDPYARHSTIQSPPDYSARYPSTFPIAEEDDDDIPLSQRRTMLHQLGSPISPTDTVSAPMRWSNSGVPSRANSPAVLAAWRESVREDLKERRNPLKLATGGQSVSPTPMGPGDRSSTPFSQLGQRSVSSPNIIADKIAEGMQRGDMSELHREAMRRMQAKVNKSVNRLV, encoded by the exons ATGAGGTTCTATTTCTTCATCCTACTGGTCGCCTGTCTATCCCCAACCCTGCTTGCTTTTGTGGCACGGGTTCCTCACGTTGACCGTCCTGAATATGGCGTCCTGCGTGTGAGGGACACGGAAGATACAGGAGATTCTCACAATGCGACAAGCACGAATGCGACGAGCAGTGCAACAGACAAAGGGAATTCGACCAGTAAGACAACAGCGACTGCAACACCGGTACCGACCCTGGACAGCTCAATTGTAGATGAAG ATAATGAAACCAACACAACTGCACCCGGGCAGCTACCTGTCAAACCAGCTGTCACACCTGCTCTTGGTGTCGGTGGCTTTATCCTGCTGGCTACTGGCACGATTCTGGCGCTGATTGGGGTTAGGAATCTATG GGTGCAAGTTTTCCTATCTTCCGCCTTCCTCACCAGCCTAGGAGTAACG GTACTCATCGTTTATGTGATGAGCCCTCCGGTCCGTGATGCAATCCAAGGCGCATATCTGGTAGCGATATTTTTCACCGGAATCACATTCGGAGCACTCGCGATTGTTTTCAAGGAATTAGCTGAAGGACTCGGATGTCTACTAGGAGGTTTCTGCGTGAGCATGTGGTTGCTTTCCACAAAACCAGGCGGGCTCATAACGGCAACCGATGCGAAGGCTGGGTTCATTGGCGCAATTTCCGTCGGGTTTTACGCTGTTTCTTTCAGTCATTACACCCGTGATTATGGGCTCATCGGCGCAACATCAATAGCTGGTGGTACGGCCATCGCCTTGGGGATCGACTGTTATAGCAAAGCTGGTTTGAAAGAGTTTTGGCTTTACCTTTGGG CGTTGAACGATGATATCTTCCCTCTGGGGACGAACACTTATCCTGTCACTCGTTACATGAAGGTTGAACTCGCTGTTATCGTGATTGTGGCTGTCATGGGTGTCATCTCGCAATTACGGTTATGGAAGGTTGTCCGCGAACGAAGATCtaaggacgaggagaagcgccaAGAagagcagaggaagaaagacgaAGCCGAAACCGAAGCTGCGAAACGACTGGAGGAATTTAATATGAAAGAGCGAATGGAATGGGAAGCTAAGTATGGCGACAACGTAGCCTCATCTGAAACTTCGACAGCTATCCCCGAACTAGCAGCTGGCTCACAAACGGGTCATGCCGATGATGGAAACTTAAAGGAAAAGGACGATGCGGgtgaaaagaaaagtatttCGGACTCCGTGGTTTCTTACCGTTGCTCTGAGTGCAGGGCACAAGGAGATTGTGATGCTTCTACAGATGCCACCGGAGACAACGAGACGCAGAACCAGGACGATGCCGACGAGACAGACAGAAATGCAGGTCCTAGCCCGGATACTGAGGCGCCGGGTGGAGGTCTTCCCAAGTGTTTGCGCAACATGGCGGCGGCAGACGACCGAAGCTCCGACGTTACTGCGATCGTCGGCTCGGAAACAGTATCCGTCTACTCGAAACGGTTCTCGATGCTATCCAGAAAAACGTCCACAAAGAGCAACACGAATCGTCTCTCGGAATCTCAAGAAGCCTTGATAACGCGTGATGACGATTCTATGTCTATGATAGGTGTTGCAGAGGACGCCAACGATGTAAACTCTGATTGCCATACGATTGCCGGGGACAGCCATTACCAGGCCatgttggatgaggagcaaCCAGAAACTCCAATGGAGAAACCCACAGCCAGTCAAGAAGACAGTAAGAAGTGTCGATCCGAAAATGCCGAAAGCGCACCAAATCCGACAAAGGAAGAATCATCCCAGCCACTCGACAGCCCTAAGCCGGAGGAACTGCAGGGCAAGGAAGTTGCTTCCAAGGAATGCACGTCAAGTGTGGAAACTCGCAAGACCGAGCAACCTACGGTGAAAGAAAGCCGCCAAAACGATGAGGTtgagaatgaaaagaaaacacaAGTCGATGCTGAAGCTCAACATGTGGAAGCCTCCATGAAAGCGCCTGCAACGACAGAAAAGGATACGCAAAAGACCGAGCAGCAGTCAGATACTGTTAAGGATGAcgcacaaccacaacaagGCGAAACGGCCGCAAGTCAATCCAACGAGGACGGTCAAGCTTCGAGCAAGCCTACGGAAGCGGACCAAGCTAGCGACttcaagaacaagggcaaggctCAGGAGGGACTACAACCGGACAAGGACTCGGCGACAGAACCAGCTGATGGGGCTTCCGCAGAAGGCGGCAATGAACACCTGGGGTTAGAAACCACTAAGAAGCCAGAAGAACCCCCTTCGAGTGAAAAGTccgaaaagagaaaagaggAACCGAAGCGACTAAACGCAGAGACCGTTGAGCAAATTCCAAAACATACATCAAGAGTTATCCAAGCCTACCGCATGAACGAGTGGGCGAAACACCTGACGGATGCTGATATCCCTGAACTGGAACCAATTGAGCCGCTCGAAGAGCAACGATCAGACCCAGCTGAGCAAGAAGAGTCTGCAGCACCAGTCAAAGTGACAGAACTACTACAGACGCCACTAAAtgcgcagcctcctccagctgtGGAGCCCCGTGCTGCACTTGGACAGGAAGCAAACGAAGGCAACTTCCCGTATGACTCTCGAACGGGCTCACAgacaaagaagaggagatcAAAATCACCCAGGCGCCTTTCCGGCTTGTCTGTTGGTTCATCTCATAACCTGGCTCAGAATTTGCCTCCCGCTGTGCAACCACAGCTGGGTGACATTGCCACTGCCTCTTCGACAACGCTGCTTCCCAATGTTGCGCCTGTTGGACAGGGTTACGAAGAGAGTGAGAAAACAAAGCCCCGATGGAAAGGTCCGGCTCCTCTGATTGCGGTACGCGAGGACATGATGCGAAATCGATTGTCGTCAGTATCCCTGCCAACCGATCCCTACGCGAGACATAGCACCATCCAGTCACCCCCAGACTATTCAGCCCGGTACCCCTCCACCTTCCCAATagctgaagaggatgatgatgacatcCCCCTGTCTCAGCGCCGGACAATGCTCCACCAACTGGGTAGTCCGATCTCACCAACAGACACAGTCTCGGCACCAATGAGGTGGAGTAACAGTGGGGTGCCGTCGAGAGCAAACTCCCCGGCAGTTCTGGCAGCTTGGCGGGAGTCTGTCCGGGAAGATCTCAAGGAGAGGCGTAACCCGCTCAAGCTGGCCACCGGTGGCCAGTCAGTGTCACCCACTCCGATGGGACCTGGCGATCGTAGCTCGACGCCATTCAGCCAACTAGGACAGCGCAGTGTGTCATCGCCGAACATTATTGCGGACAAGATCGCTGAAGGAATGCAACGAGGCGACATGAGCGAGCTGCATCGGGAGGCCATGCGGCGGATGCAAGCCAAGGTCAATAAAAGCGTCAATCGGCTCGTATGA
- a CDS encoding uncharacterized protein (COG:S;~EggNog:ENOG410PN63;~InterPro:IPR019383;~PFAM:PF10256;~TransMembrane:1 (o34-50i)) → MIVWMSSSDHFLSIVRAPLFARRPPISAARDPHYLLRAFSLFVFILASPARSPSPRRPLTPLLCSPLPSGRLRQRKRPIPGGCIKEPVPSHPPPRVTLQSPQAQSSRTRTSAPTFERLEVETEAPPSRTRSKRLQKRWAAPNILRPPAVRLANPVNYVPRNTPVAAPDPLQASSESLPLESHRDAFPLLTIPERRRSRLTPSPNSLVVERSQQESESGRSSIAVPRGQRQSGTFDDIPLDMEATADRPTHALGTEVPRHVQSQHSLRSQTQIASIPSNPGAPNEPDVAEELAWGPAHPCFPHINPHVPPGSDEYMTTRIIRIRRDWMVKGDLAPTYSNLYPEILDSLLPEHEFRKIIAMVNDEVISAFNPYSFRNWIDGAIGLITGWIWEDLGAPGVKSHLRRLEDWLEKWNREVGAKDGVRIWSLRRTGYMSLDIQIPDPKVGIVRSEGNPSRPGTRPDSSGV, encoded by the exons ATGATTGTGTGGATGTCGAGCTCAGATCATTTCTTGTCCATTGTCCGCGCGCCCCTTTTCGCCCGCCGCCCGCCAATCAGCGCCGCCCGCGACCCTCACTATTTGCTCCGAGCCTTCTCGCTCTTTGTCTTCATTCTTGCCAGTCCAGCCCGCTCTCCGTCACCACGGCGTCCCCTCACTCCCCTTCTCTGCTCTCCTCTGCCATCCGGCCGCCTTCGCCAGCGAAAACGGCCCATTCCAGGCGGCTGC ATTAAGGAGCCTGTTCCATCGCATCCGCCCCCGCGCGTTActctccagtctccccaGGCTCAATCCAGTCGCACTCGCACGTCTGCACCCACATTCGAACGTCTGGAGGTTGAAACGGAAGCACCTCCCTCCCGAACTCGGTCCAAACGCCTGCAGAAACGCTGGGCGGCGCCGAATATCTTGCGCCCCCCGGCCGTCCGACTCGCCAACCCGGTTAATTACGTCCCACGCAATACACCGGTAGCAGCACCCGATCCGCTACAGGCGTCGAGCGAAAGCCTTCCTCTCGAATCGCACCGAGACGCGTTTCCTCTCTTAACAATTCCAGAGCGGCGTCGCAGCCGACTGACTCCGTCGCCTAACAGCCTCGTGGTAGAGCGCAGCCAGCAAGAGTCCGAGAGCGGTCGCTCTAGCATTGCGGTGCCGCGAGGACAGAGGCAAAGCGGCACATTTGACGACATCCCGCTGGATATGGAGGCTACAGCCGATCGACCAACTCACGCTCTGGGGACGGAGGTTCCACGACATGTCCAGTCTCAGCATTCTCTTCGGTCACAGACGCAAATAGCGTCGATTCCGTCGAATCCTGGGGCGCCGAATGAGCCTGATGTCGCAGAGGAGCTGGCATGGGGCCCGGCCCATCCTTGTTTCCCGCATATCAACCCGCATGTCCCGCCTGGATCAGACGAGTACATGACGACGCGCATTATTCGGATTCGGCGAGATTGGATGGTCAAGGGAGATCTTGCCCCGACGTATTCCAATTTATATCCAGAGATTCTTGACTCGTTACTGCCTGAGCACGAGTTCCGGAAGATTATAGCGATGGTAAACGATGAGGTTATCAGCGCATTCAACCCGTACAGCTTCCGCAATTGGATTGACGGCGCGATCGGACTGATCAccggctggatctgggaggACCTGGGAGCGCCAGGGGTCAAGAGCCACCTGAGACGGTTGGAGGATTGGCTAGAGAAATGGAATCGGGAGGTTGGGGCAAAGGACGGAGTGCGCATTTGGAGTCTGCGGCGGACAGGTTATATGTCGCTGGATATCCAAATCCCTGATCCCAAGGTCGGTATCGTGCGGAGCGAGGGTAACCCATCTCGCCCGGGTACACGGCCGGACAGCAGTGGTGTATGA
- a CDS encoding AP-2 complex subunit mu (COG:U;~EggNog:ENOG410PHH4;~InterPro:IPR043512,IPR001392,IPR011012,IPR036168, IPR043532,IPR028565;~PFAM:PF00928;~TransMembrane:1 (o402-421i);~go_component: GO:0030131 - clathrin adaptor complex [Evidence IEA];~go_process: GO:0006886 - intracellular protein transport [Evidence IEA];~go_process: GO:0016192 - vesicle-mediated transport [Evidence IEA]), translating to MLSGILIFNQKGENLIFRAFRNDCRPRLADIFRIQVISNPQVRSPILTLGSTTFSHVKHENIYITAVTKSNANAALVFEFLYRLVLLGKSYFGKFDEEAVKNNFVLIYELLDEILDFGYPQNTETDTLKMYITTEGVKSAIANNPTDSARITQQATGALSWRRADVKYRKNEAFVDVIEDVNLLMSATGTVLRADVNGQIVMRAYLSGTPECKFGLNDRLLLDNDAAGPGSSSAGGANMGSKIGGSSSKTKAAAGSVTLEDCQFHQCVKLGRFDADRIISFVPPDGEFELMRYRATENVNLPFKVHPIVREIGTTKVEYSVAIKANYSSKLFATNVVIRIPTPLNTAKTTERTSQGRAKYEPEHNNIVWKIARFSGGSEFVLTAEATLTTMTNQKAWSRPPLSLNFSLLMFTSSGLLVRYLKVFEKSNYSSVKWVRYMTRAGSYEIRF from the exons ATGCTCTCCGGAATCTTAATCTTCAATCAAAAGGGCGAGAACCTCATCTTCCGCGCCTTTCGCAATGACTGCCGCCCGCGCCTCGCAGATATCTTCCGCATTCAGGtcatctccaacccccaGGTGCGGTCGCCGATATTAACCCTGGGCTCGACAACATTCAGCCATGTGAAGCACGAAAACATCTACATTACCGCTGTGACGAAGAGCAATGCGAACGCTGCGCTGGTTTTTGAGTTCCTGTACCGGCTTGTGCTGCTGGGGAAGAGCTATTTTGGGAAAtttgacgaggaggccgtGAAGAATAATTTTGTTCTGATTTATGAGTTGCTTGATG AAatcctcgacttcggctACCCCCAGAACACCGAAACCGACACCTTAAAAATGTACATCACAACGGAGGGCGTAAAGTCCGCAatcgccaacaaccccacCGACTCAGCACGGATAACACAGCAAGCGACGGGTGCACTGTCCTGGCGCCGCGCCGACGTCAAATACCGCAAGAACGAGGCCTTTGTCGACGTAATCGAAGACGTGAACCTACTCATGTCCGCAACAGGGACGGTCCTGCGCGCCGACGTAAACGGGCAGATCGTCATGCGGGCATACCTATCCGGAACACCAGAGTGCAAGTTCGGGCTGAACGATCGGCTCCTGCTTGATAATGACGCCGCGGGGCCGGGGTCTAGTTCAGCGGGCGGAGCAAATATGGGCTCGAAGATAGGAGGATCATCGTCGAAAACAAAGGCTGCGGCAGGGAGCGTCACGTTAGAAGACTGCCAGTTCCATCAGTGCGTGAAGCTGGGCCGGTTCGACGCAGACCGTATCATCTCGTTTGTGCCGCCGGACGGGGAATTCGAATTAATGCGGTACCGCGCAACAGAGAACGTCAATCTGCCGTTCAAGGTGCACCCGATTGTGCGTGAGATCGGCACCACGAAGGTCGAGTACAGCGTCGCCATAAAGGCGAACTACAGCTCGAAGCTCTTCGCGACGAACGTCGTCATCCGCATCCCCACGCCACTCAACACAGCAAAGACAACCGAGCGGACCTCGCAGGGCCGCGCCAAGTACGAGCCCGAACACAACAACATCGTGTGGAAAATTGCCCGGTTCTCGGGAGGCAGCGAGTTCGTGCTTACAGCCGAGGCGACATTAACGACCATGACGAATCAAAAGGCCTGGTCGCGGCCGCCGCTGAGTCTGAATTTCAGTTTGCTCATGTTTACGTCCTCGGGGCTGCTGGTGCGGTACTTGAAGGTGTTTGAGAAGAGTAATTACAGCTCTGTCAAGTGGGTGCGTTATATGACTCGGGCGGGAAGTTATGAGATTCG ATTCTAG
- a CDS encoding uncharacterized protein (COG:S;~EggNog:ENOG410PNDI;~InterPro:IPR009057,IPR017877), whose product MLLPSALPCDLRRASRFTPIRMFSTPPPSDDDSSLPGNGLLGTCRALQSLLNGSPAPSSRRAKPARLQSPLTFQPTPPSPASSRKQRRTPKPSSSKLPSPRPSRGPNKRRRNTYEEDLNTDTVCDLHSQSNPSTPKRRRHLPYELPLGLSQTDFYSLHSPPVTQSPPSPAKSRQQEAPSGVPSFDPDAALPSIEESDEPAAPTDNQPWSTDDDQRLVELVLEKFQLSKRDWDDCAQRMGKDHASVGQRWQALVGEGNVGLRRGRRMVRSRIHKDWM is encoded by the coding sequence ATGTTGCTCCCATCAGCGCTTCCCTGCGACCTTCGTCGCGCATCGCGCTTCACTCCTATTCGCATGTTTTCAACACCGCCGCCATCCGACGACGACAGCAGCCTCCCAGGCAACGGCCTGCTGGGGACCTGTCGCGCTCTCCAGTCGCTCTTGAACGGCTCACCAGCGCCGTCTTCGCGTCGTGCAAAACCAGCACGTCTCCAAAGCCCGCTTACATTCCAACCtactcctccttctcccgctTCGTCGCGCAAACAAAGGCGCACTCCTAAaccttcatcctccaaaCTTCCGTCGCCCAGGCCATCTCGAGGGCCTAACAAGCGGCGACGAAATACCTACGAAGAAGATCTCAACACAGATACTGTCTGCGACCTTCATTCGCagtccaacccctccacacCCAAACGCCGCCGACACCTTCCCTACGAACTTCCTCTAGGTCTCTCTCAAACAGACTTTTACTCACTCCATTCACCACCCGTCACACAATCTCCTCCGTCACCAGCAAAATCACGCCAGCAAGAAGCGCCCTCGGGGGTACCATCGTTTGACCCCGACGCGGCTCTCCCCTCTATCGAGGAATCAGATGAGCCTGCGGCCCCCACAGATAACCAGCCCTGGTCAACAGACGACGACCAGCGCCTAGTAGAACTCGTTCTAGAAAAATTCCAGCTCTCCAAACGAGACTGGGACGATTGCGCTCAACGCATGGGCAAGGACCACGCTAGCGTCGGCCAGCGATGGCAAGCTCTCGTCGGAGAGGGCAATGTCGGCCTACGACGAGGCCGGCGAATGGTCCGCAGCCGCATCCACAAAGATTGGATGTAA
- a CDS encoding uncharacterized protein (COG:V;~EggNog:ENOG410PXWY;~InterPro:IPR036291,IPR001509;~PFAM:PF01370;~go_function: GO:0003824 - catalytic activity [Evidence IEA]): MTSLVLITGATGLIGFRVLLETLRKGYTVRVAARSEEKAQKVLSRPAIQGLNAGDRLSYVLIPDISAENAYDEALKGVSYVLHVGSPVPVPGYDPLTQIYNPTVQSIPSLLNSALKTPTLKRLVITSSILANLPPSPDPAVTSTGATRIPITNPPENMSGPFEAYALGKIISLNATDEFVAKENPHFSIAHVFPGYVFGRNDLLDGEGNELLFQNSSNGYLLASILGKDIGMPIHGGYVHIDDVADVHLRVLELAPTPDSASGIPDSFGACTTLEEFNTFDIVEKVFPRAVANGTFSRGVLAKLPISYDSSETEKVLGIKFRSFESAVADTAAQYLESQGLEVA; this comes from the coding sequence ATGACATCCCttgtcctcatcaccggcgccacAGGCCTAATTGGCTTCCGAGTGCTCCTAGAAACCCTCCGCAAAGGGTACACAGTGCGGGTCGCAGCACGCTCAGAGGAAAAAGCCCAAAAGGTCCTCTCTCGCCCCGCCATTCAAGGACTCAACGCAGGAGACCGGCTCAGCTATGTCCTTATCCCCGACATCAGCGCCGAGAACGCCTACGACGAAGCCCTAAAGGGCGTGTCCTACGTGCTACACGTCGGCTCCCCGGTCCCAGTTCCGGGCTATGACCCTCTCACGCAGATCTACAATCCCACAGTCCAGAGTATCCCAAGTCTACTAAACTCAGCCCTCAAAACACCGACCCTGAAGCGGCTGGTAatcacctcctccatcctcgccaACCTTCCGCCGAGTCCCGATCCAGCCGTGACATCCACCGGAGCGACGCGCatccccatcaccaaccCGCCAGAGAACATGTCAGGCCCTTTCGAGGCTTACGCCTTGGGCAAGATAATCTCGCTCAATGCAACAGATGAATTCGTCGCGAAAGAAAACCCACACTTCAGTATTGCACATGTCTTCCCGGGGTACGTCTTCGGCCGCAACGATCTCCTCGACGGCGAGGGCAATgagctcctcttccaaaACAGCTCGAACGGgtacctcctcgccagcatTCTGGGTAAGGATATCGGCATGCCGATTCACGGGGGGTATGTGCATATTGACGACGTCGCGGACGTACATCTTCGTGTTCTCGAGCTGGCTCCCACTCCTGACTCTGCGTCTGGAATTCCGGATTCGTTTGGTGCATGCACGACGCTTGAGGAGTTTAATACCTTTGATATTGTCGAGAAAGTTTTCCCCAGGGCAGTTGCTAATGGGACGTTCTCGCGGGGCGTGCTAGCTAAACTACCCATTTCGTATGATTCAAGCGAGACGGAGAAGGTGCTTGGGATAAAGTTTCGGTCGTTTGAGAGTGCGGTTGCGGATACTGCTGCGCAATATTTGGAGAGTCAGGGATTGGAGGTGGCGTAA
- a CDS encoding 2EXR domain-containing protein (COG:S;~EggNog:ENOG410PSJK) translates to MTTAAPQFHQFPFLPPELRTMIWKEALPQQDAPALYPWKTGYWQPRPLQKSDKAWGRHEDVHLFLEFRHDLFDHVQVDIPLFFVCQEAREVALDWIRKQGIHIHMHTHTHTHTDPQSKEDSSHGNEDHKDRDKESPGYDDDHGYIFTRPFNELTDALYIPVDKMADFYNDPIHRLTEPDLIGQKACVAPDIARIAIPADLFLYGDVSTIPELLKWYTVLDVLFVVVNPQPYWVDTDANADAGSDMQQVQEEQWEAEKVEGEENGTGMTFLYDHRRKRFDLCDGGGEVVGDEALYERIQEAGKYLTQIAAKKKNGRFEIRPVLAARK, encoded by the coding sequence ATGACCACAGCCGCCCCCCAATTCCACCAATTCCCCTTCCTACCTCCAGAACTCCGCACCATGATATGGAAAGAAGCCCTCCCACAACAAGACGCACCGGCCCTATACCCGTGGAAAACGGGATACTGGCAACCACGCCCTCTCCAGAAGTCAGACAAAGCGTGGGGGCGGCACGAGGATGTGCACCTGTTTCTTGAATTCCGGCATGATCTATTCGACCATGTCCAGGTTGATATACCACTGTTTTTCGTGTGTCAGGAGGCGCGCGAGGTTGCGTTGGATTGGATACGGAAGCAGGgtatccatatccatatgCACACCCATACCCATACCCATACCGATCCCCAAAGCAAGGAAGATTCCAGCCATGGCAATGAGGATCACAAGGACAGAGATAAAGAGAGCCCAGGCTACGATGATGACCATGGCTACATCTTCACCCGCCCCTTTAACGAACTAACAGACGCGCTCTACATCCCTGTGGACAAGATGGCAGATTTCTACAACGACCCAATCCACCGGCTCACTGAGCCGGATCTGATAGGGCAGAAAGCTTGTGTCGCCCCCGACATTGCCCGGATTGCAATTCCCGCGGACCTTTTTCTATATGGTGATGTTTCGACAATACCGGAGCTGCTGAAGTGGTATACTGTTCTGGATGTGCTGTTTGTTGTGGTGAACCCGCAGCCTTATTGGGTGGATACAGATGCaaatgcagatgcaggcTCTGATATGCAGCAggtgcaggaggagcagtgggaggctgagaaggttgagggagaggagaatgGGACGGGGATGACATTTTTGTATGATCATAGACGCAAACGGTTTGATTTGTGTGATGGGGGTGGCGAAGTGGTTGGTGATGAGGCGTTGTATGAGCGGATACAAGAGGCAGGGAAATATCTCACTCAGATTGCCGCTAAAAAGAAGAACGGTAGATTTGAGATTCGGCCTGTTCTTGCTGCGAGGAAATGA